The following proteins are co-located in the Camelina sativa cultivar DH55 chromosome 12, Cs, whole genome shotgun sequence genome:
- the LOC109128127 gene encoding uncharacterized protein LOC109128127 has translation MSLFTLFFACFVPNSSSRVNTTDDTNLEVMSTLKRRKSKPESLRTPSPIIIVSYFPASSTLSRL, from the coding sequence ATGTCTCTCTTTACGCTCTTCTTCGCTTGCTTTGTTCCGAACTCAAGTTCACGGGTTAACACAACCGACGACACTAACTTGGAAGTCATGTCTACTTTAAAAAGACGGAAAAGCAAACCCGAGTCCCTAAGAACTCCGTCTCCCATAATCATCGTCTCTTATTTTCCAGCAAGCTCCACCCTTTCCCGTCTTTAG
- the LOC109128122 gene encoding uncharacterized protein LOC109128122: protein MSSLCTLFFTCFGRKSDLRIDTTDTNLEVMSLKKPKRKTESPRTPTIVVSYFPVGSNLSRL, encoded by the coding sequence ATGTCGTCACTCTGCACACTCTTCTTCACTTGCTTTGGTCGAAAATCTGATTTACGGATCGACACAACCGACACTAACTTGGAGGTCATGTCTTTGAAGAAACCGAAAAGAAAAACCGAGTCCCCGAGAACTCCCACCATCGTTGTCTCGTATTTTCCAGTAGGCTCCAACCTTTCCCGTCTGTAG
- the LOC109127978 gene encoding glycine-rich domain-containing protein 1-like, producing the protein MVQSRPSCKGSCFFPIIGNSRLSMSLRHIVDKTQTEVIRLQMRNSTGGATLEHDQRQVIGETDSGETHVLADYTGSFWSLWNSKWSLKKMNTSSADMPLFELLGPQVLDYEPKYYANLRSDKDYVTLVDFSKQHPYVKVVGLVDMKFGSVEVKENWLVLPGIVSTFILSAVLKKDSTNVGTAVAIIALEKGSGCRGGCSGECGNMRKAANASGCGSGCSGECGDMVNIAANASSCGSGCSSECGDMVKAANASRCGSGCSGECGDMVNAVKASGCGSGCSGECGEMMKAVKASGCGGSSGCGGGCGGWWWLWKHGQSSKCKRLRRWL; encoded by the exons ATGGTTCAATCAAGACCATCGTGCAAAGGCTCTTGCTTCTTTCCAATTATTGGGAACTCTCGTCTTTCTATGAGCTTAAGACACATTGTTGATAAAACACAAACAGAGGTGATCAGACTTCAAATGAG GAACTCTACTGGTGGAGCTACACTTGAACATGATCAAAGACAAGTGATTGGCGAGACAGACTCTGGTGAAACTCACGTGCTTGCGGATTATACTGGTAGTTTCTGGTCTTTGTGGAACTCCAAATGGTCACTTAAAAAAATGAACACCTCCAGTGCAGATATGCCGCTCTTCGAGCTTTTGGGTCCTCAAGTG CTGGATTATGAACCAAAATACTACGCAAACCTTAGAAGTGATAAAGATTATGTGACTCTTGTTGATTTTTCTAAGCAACATCCATATGTAAAAGTTGTGGGATTGGTTGATATGAAATTTGGTTCCGTTGAG GTAAAAGAGAATTGGTTGGTTTTGCCTGGAATCGTATCTACTTTCATACTCAGTGCTGTTCTGAAGAAAG ACTCCACTAATGTGGGGACTGCAGTTGCTATCATAGCTCTTGAAAAAGGCAGCGGCTGCAGAGGTGGCTGTAGCGGTGAATGCGGAAACATGAGGAAAGCAGCTAATGCTAGTGGTTGCGGCAGTGGTTGTAGTGGAGAATGCGGAGATATGGTGAACATAGCAGCAAATGCTAGCAGCTGTGGTAGTGGATGTAGCAGTGAATGTGGAGATATGGTGAAAGCAGCAAATGCTAGCCGTTGTGGCAGTGGTTGCAGTGGAGAATGCGGGGACATGGTGAACGCAGTGAAAGCTAGTGGTTGCGGAAGTGGTTGTAGTGGAGAATGTGGAGAAATGATGAAAGCAGTGAAAGCTAGCGGTTGTGGCGGCAGCAGTGGCTGTGGCGGGGGTTGTGGtgggtggtggtggttgtggaAACATGGTCAAAGCAGCAAATGCAAGCGGCTGCGGCGGTGGTTGTAG